A DNA window from Corynebacterium ciconiae DSM 44920 contains the following coding sequences:
- a CDS encoding electron transfer flavoprotein subunit beta/FixA family protein, whose product MPALVALVKHVPDTWSTKSLEEDFTLDRAAADEVIDEINEYSVEQALRIREAHPDAGFRVVALSMGTERAEEALRKALSMGADDAVLLVDDSLAGSDAMGTAWALHNAINTIDDVALIIAGNASSDGQMGMIPGILAEYRQLPALTTVADVSVDTAAGVVEATRTDHQGSYEVSASYPAVVSINERAAKPRFPNFKGIMAAKKAEITRIDLAAIGVDASQVGVAHSATVVQAATPRPERGSGEIIRDHGEAGKAIADYLANEGLL is encoded by the coding sequence ATGCCAGCATTGGTTGCACTGGTCAAGCACGTACCCGATACGTGGTCCACGAAGTCGCTCGAGGAGGATTTCACCCTCGATCGCGCGGCGGCGGACGAAGTGATCGACGAGATCAACGAGTACTCGGTGGAACAGGCACTACGCATCAGAGAAGCTCACCCTGACGCGGGCTTCCGGGTGGTGGCGCTGAGCATGGGCACCGAGCGAGCCGAGGAGGCTTTGCGCAAGGCGCTATCCATGGGTGCCGATGATGCTGTGTTGCTTGTCGACGATTCTCTGGCGGGCTCCGATGCGATGGGGACAGCTTGGGCCTTGCACAACGCGATCAACACCATCGATGATGTGGCGCTCATTATTGCCGGTAACGCCTCCTCGGATGGACAGATGGGAATGATCCCAGGCATTTTGGCGGAGTATCGGCAGCTGCCTGCACTCACCACGGTGGCGGATGTGAGCGTCGATACTGCCGCAGGAGTCGTGGAGGCCACCCGCACTGATCATCAGGGCAGCTACGAGGTGAGCGCCTCGTATCCGGCTGTTGTCTCTATCAATGAGCGCGCCGCCAAGCCGCGCTTTCCCAATTTCAAGGGCATCATGGCCGCTAAGAAGGCCGAGATCACTCGCATTGATCTTGCCGCCATCGGCGTGGATGCCTCCCAGGTGGGGGTGGCGCACTCGGCCACCGTGGTGCAGGCCGCGACGCCGCGTCCGGAGCGTGGATCCGGCGAAATCATCCGCGACCACGGCGAGGCCGGCAAGGCCATCGCTGATTATTTGGCCAACGAGGGCCTGCTCTAA
- a CDS encoding spermidine synthase: MSPRRPRRGSQPSGSTLALAGSYELSHGTAELQYDHGWWLYIDGHPSSHVKIGEPGYLAFEYMRWIAACVDKHVQAHLDPQRLRITHLGGGGCSLPRYFAHSYPRSRNTVVEYDALLAERVRQWFDIPRAPQVKIRVGEAAATVSTFRPDSRDVIIRDCFAGGTVPAPLTQPEFVEHVRGSLTEDGIYLANTSGTVHTERHVLATFFAHTGIIAPAAVLKSGSARTANAVLVASQRPLPAPDVLRSSVVPARCDFT; this comes from the coding sequence ATGTCACCTCGTCGTCCCCGCCGTGGATCGCAGCCATCTGGCAGCACTCTAGCGCTTGCCGGTAGCTATGAGCTCAGCCATGGCACGGCAGAGCTGCAGTACGATCACGGCTGGTGGCTCTATATAGACGGACATCCCTCTTCACATGTGAAAATTGGCGAGCCAGGCTATCTCGCTTTCGAGTACATGCGTTGGATTGCGGCCTGCGTCGACAAGCATGTGCAGGCGCATCTGGATCCGCAGCGGCTACGCATTACGCACTTGGGTGGAGGGGGCTGCTCCTTGCCGCGCTACTTCGCGCACTCCTATCCGCGCTCGCGCAACACGGTGGTGGAATATGATGCGCTGCTGGCCGAGCGGGTTCGACAGTGGTTCGATATCCCGCGCGCGCCGCAGGTGAAGATACGCGTGGGCGAGGCCGCCGCGACCGTATCGACCTTTCGGCCCGATTCCCGCGACGTGATCATCCGGGACTGCTTCGCCGGCGGCACAGTTCCCGCCCCACTGACCCAACCGGAGTTTGTCGAGCATGTACGCGGCAGTCTCACCGAGGACGGCATCTATCTTGCCAACACCTCGGGCACGGTCCACACAGAACGCCACGTACTGGCCACCTTCTTCGCCCACACCGGCATCATCGCCCCGGCTGCAGTATTGAAGTCCGGCTCGGCGCGCACCGCGAACGCGGTATTGGTGGCTTCGCAGCGGCCGCTGCCCGCCCCAGATGTACTACGCAGCAGCGTTGTACCGGCGCGGTGCGATTTCACTTAA
- a CDS encoding chorismate-binding protein — protein sequence MKVLLVDNVDSFTYNLVDYLHRLGASVTVVRNSAPLPSVDDVDAIVISPGPGSPHDPQALGSSAAALRLAAERSIPLLGICLGAQAMAAMAGGEVSRAPEPMHGRVASISHSGRALFRDVEADCVATRYHSLAITRLPDCFEVLARSHDGVIQAIAHRSLPQWGVQFHPESIRTDAGLKILDNFLHLAAEHTGAQVQIHTFDHLVDEVELYRVIRQRSRYYASASMWLSSAQDRFSYIGIGSQVESFGFDGPRTQPSVHIDRDAPELGSFRLGWVGYFTYDTDTHDPDAASLTPSSTDPASQWMWVDCCVVVDRAQARMHLVSRGNHDQSLIDAISALPAEQHTASSAPPTRPAVTLLSPARIRDDRARYLDKISHAQQHIRQGNTYEVCLTTQLHAEATFDVCQAFDYLRRHHPVPYSALLEFPDVQILSCSPEKMLSIDATGRAVSKPIKGTRRRDSDPAIDRALAQQLHTEKEQAENLMIVDLVRNDLTRHCQPGSITVDKLFDVETYPSVHQLVSTVSGLLRNREDALTLVRDCFPGGSMTGAPKVATMRILDELEGEARGIYSGALGYLSSDGAIDLAMVIRSFVLRGSEVSFGVGGAITALSEPEAEWEEIAVKSQLFLDLLGVEFPGSTAGDSQRQAHPSPRFPPPAGAYATTSAQ from the coding sequence ATGAAGGTGCTGCTGGTCGATAATGTCGATTCGTTTACATACAACCTCGTTGACTACCTCCATCGTTTGGGCGCGAGCGTCACTGTAGTGCGCAATAGCGCCCCGCTGCCTTCGGTCGATGATGTGGACGCGATCGTCATATCCCCGGGCCCTGGCAGCCCGCACGATCCGCAGGCGCTGGGATCATCCGCCGCTGCGCTGCGCCTAGCCGCCGAGAGGAGTATCCCGTTGCTGGGGATTTGCCTAGGGGCGCAGGCGATGGCAGCGATGGCCGGCGGCGAGGTGAGCCGCGCCCCGGAGCCGATGCACGGGAGGGTGGCGTCGATAAGCCACAGTGGGCGTGCTTTGTTTAGAGACGTCGAGGCCGACTGCGTGGCAACTCGGTATCATTCCCTGGCGATCACGCGGCTGCCCGACTGTTTCGAGGTGCTCGCGCGCTCCCACGACGGGGTGATTCAGGCGATCGCGCACCGCAGCCTGCCGCAGTGGGGCGTGCAATTTCACCCCGAGTCGATTCGCACCGATGCGGGGTTGAAGATTCTCGATAACTTCCTGCATCTCGCTGCCGAGCACACGGGGGCGCAGGTGCAGATTCACACCTTTGATCATCTCGTTGATGAGGTTGAGCTGTACCGCGTCATTCGTCAGCGCTCACGCTACTACGCATCAGCCTCAATGTGGCTCAGCTCGGCGCAGGATCGCTTCAGCTATATCGGTATCGGCTCCCAGGTGGAGTCCTTTGGCTTCGATGGCCCACGCACCCAACCCAGCGTCCATATCGATCGCGACGCCCCTGAGCTGGGATCTTTCCGGCTCGGCTGGGTGGGGTATTTCACCTACGACACGGACACCCACGATCCTGACGCGGCCAGCCTCACGCCGAGTAGCACCGATCCGGCCAGCCAGTGGATGTGGGTGGACTGTTGCGTAGTAGTAGATCGCGCGCAGGCACGCATGCACCTTGTATCCCGAGGCAATCACGATCAATCGCTTATCGACGCCATCTCCGCCCTCCCCGCCGAGCAGCACACCGCGTCCTCAGCGCCTCCCACACGCCCAGCGGTGACACTGCTCTCCCCGGCGCGCATCCGCGATGACCGGGCACGCTATCTAGATAAGATCTCCCACGCGCAGCAGCACATACGCCAAGGAAACACCTATGAGGTGTGTCTGACCACCCAGCTGCATGCGGAGGCGACGTTCGATGTGTGCCAGGCCTTCGATTATCTCCGCCGCCATCACCCGGTGCCCTATTCGGCGCTGCTCGAATTTCCCGATGTGCAGATCCTGTCCTGCTCACCGGAAAAGATGCTCAGCATCGACGCCACGGGGCGGGCTGTGTCAAAACCCATCAAGGGAACCCGCCGTCGCGATAGCGACCCTGCCATCGATCGAGCGCTCGCGCAGCAGCTGCACACTGAAAAGGAACAGGCGGAAAACTTGATGATCGTGGACCTGGTGCGCAATGATCTCACCCGTCACTGCCAACCAGGATCGATCACGGTGGATAAGCTCTTCGATGTGGAAACATATCCGAGCGTGCATCAGTTAGTGTCGACTGTCTCTGGGCTACTACGCAACAGAGAAGATGCGCTCACTCTCGTGCGGGATTGCTTTCCGGGCGGCTCCATGACGGGCGCGCCCAAGGTGGCAACAATGCGGATCCTGGACGAGCTCGAAGGAGAAGCTCGGGGCATCTATTCGGGCGCGCTCGGCTATCTCAGTAGCGATGGCGCCATCGATCTGGCAATGGTGATCCGCTCCTTTGTGCTCCGCGGCTCAGAGGTGAGCTTCGGCGTGGGCGGCGCCATCACCGCGCTCTCGGAGCCCGAGGCCGAATGGGAGGAAATCGCGGTAAAGTCTCAGCTGTTCTTAGACTTGCTAGGGGTGGAATTTCCGGGTTCCACGGCGGGGGATTCCCAGCGGCAAGCGCATCCCTCCCCTAGGTTCCCGCCGCCAGCTGGAGCCTATGCCACCACCTCAGCTCAGTAA
- a CDS encoding cysteine desulfurase family protein yields MTRIYMDYAATAPLRPCAREAWIETSSALNPGGQYRSGREANALVSEARETIAECLDCEPIEVVFTSSGTEADNLAVAGFAAAKPDLPVASSPIEHPAVREVVSRLGCDYFRVGADGAVDPDSIREVLGSAHSVATMMLANNETGVVQPVDALVEAAAATNTPVHIDAVQAVGHIPVSFRELGAHTVAASAHKFGGPRGVGLLLARRSPVPSPILHGGGQQRGIRPGTVDVAGAVATAVALREACAEMSVEKQRLEALSEQLRSSLAQQIDTVIVHGRGQRVLPGHVHLSVPGAEGDSLIMLADSAGIECATGSACAAGVNRASEVLLAMGVSEADARSAVRFSLGRDTTQEDVERVVQEFPRIVEMARLAGMC; encoded by the coding sequence ATGACGCGAATCTATATGGACTACGCAGCAACAGCACCGCTGCGCCCCTGCGCCCGTGAGGCGTGGATCGAGACTTCATCGGCGCTCAATCCCGGCGGGCAGTATCGCTCCGGTCGGGAGGCGAACGCCTTGGTCTCCGAGGCGCGCGAGACGATCGCGGAGTGTCTGGACTGCGAACCCATCGAGGTGGTGTTTACCTCCTCCGGCACTGAGGCAGACAATCTTGCCGTTGCGGGCTTCGCCGCAGCCAAGCCTGATCTGCCCGTAGCGAGCAGCCCGATTGAGCACCCGGCCGTGCGCGAAGTGGTATCGCGCTTGGGGTGTGACTACTTCAGGGTGGGCGCCGATGGGGCGGTGGACCCTGATTCTATCCGCGAGGTGCTCGGCTCGGCCCACTCGGTGGCCACGATGATGCTGGCCAATAACGAAACGGGCGTGGTGCAGCCGGTGGATGCTCTCGTGGAGGCTGCCGCGGCAACGAACACTCCGGTGCATATCGACGCCGTGCAAGCGGTGGGGCATATTCCGGTGAGTTTCCGTGAGCTGGGCGCACATACCGTGGCGGCCAGTGCCCACAAGTTTGGCGGGCCGCGCGGGGTGGGGCTGCTGCTGGCGCGCCGATCGCCGGTGCCGAGTCCGATCCTGCACGGCGGAGGGCAGCAACGCGGTATCCGCCCTGGGACGGTGGACGTGGCCGGTGCTGTGGCTACCGCTGTCGCTTTGCGGGAGGCGTGCGCGGAGATGAGCGTCGAAAAGCAGCGCCTAGAGGCGCTGAGTGAGCAACTACGCAGCAGCCTTGCGCAACAGATCGACACTGTGATCGTGCATGGTCGGGGCCAGCGTGTGCTGCCTGGGCATGTGCATCTGAGTGTGCCCGGCGCGGAGGGCGATAGCTTGATCATGCTGGCGGATAGCGCGGGAATCGAGTGTGCGACTGGTTCGGCATGCGCGGCTGGGGTCAATCGCGCCAGTGAGGTACTGCTGGCGATGGGGGTTTCGGAGGCGGATGCGCGTTCGGCGGTGCGTTTTTCGCTTGGCCGAGACACTACGCAGGAGGATGTTGAGCGGGTGGTGCAGGAGTTTCCGCGGATCGTGGAGATGGCGCGCCTCGCTGGAATGTGCTGA
- a CDS encoding aminotransferase class IV encodes MSPTPHGHFTTFLNTRPVRGWELHLRRLQRDARALGSCLDMPRALLDATLHPHLTALPSGPCVIRITAYHDTLDVTTRPMPAHCGAPIARVEEVSYRRYYATEKHTDIEPVRELISHARDRGFDDVLFRSPDSGELTEGSFWSLAVIQGSQVAIPAASDILPSTTVELLSAELPELGWKREHIHRLSDYDGAVALNAVHGVRQIGQARGLAQHVIGLMKQQWLL; translated from the coding sequence ATGAGCCCCACCCCACACGGTCACTTCACCACCTTCCTCAACACCCGCCCAGTTCGTGGATGGGAACTGCATCTTCGCCGCCTCCAACGCGACGCCCGCGCCCTCGGTAGCTGCCTCGACATGCCCCGTGCGCTTCTCGACGCCACCCTCCACCCCCATCTCACCGCCCTGCCCAGCGGCCCGTGCGTCATTAGAATCACCGCCTATCATGACACCCTCGACGTCACCACTCGGCCGATGCCAGCCCACTGCGGGGCGCCGATCGCCCGAGTAGAGGAGGTGAGCTACAGGCGCTACTACGCAACAGAGAAACACACCGATATTGAACCCGTCCGAGAGCTCATCAGCCACGCCCGCGACCGCGGTTTCGATGACGTCCTCTTCCGCAGCCCGGACAGCGGCGAACTTACCGAGGGATCCTTTTGGTCCTTGGCAGTCATCCAGGGCAGCCAGGTGGCCATCCCTGCTGCCTCAGACATTCTTCCCAGCACCACCGTGGAGCTGTTAAGCGCAGAGCTGCCGGAGCTCGGCTGGAAGCGCGAGCATATTCACCGGCTATCGGATTATGACGGCGCCGTTGCCCTCAACGCCGTCCATGGCGTTCGCCAGATTGGTCAAGCCCGAGGACTTGCGCAGCACGTGATCGGGCTGATGAAACAACAGTGGCTGCTCTAG
- a CDS encoding GTP-binding protein — MSSPITPAATTPVTVLSGFLGAGKTTLLNHLLRDARERRIAVIVNDFSEINIDADLIANGSHLQRGEERFVELSNGCICCTLREDLVDSVGELARSQRFDHIIIESTGISEPMPVAATFEWTFEDGTRLCDVAPINSMVTLVDASTFITQLQRGASFDEHDERTIADLLVEQTEFADLVLITKTDIAGDAATGATIDAVRAMNPRARIVPVTHGEIAAEAILDSSLYDVQTAATYQGYTEELANPHTPETEEYGISSVVFRGDRPFDRERLVKALRSTTGLVRSKGHCWLADRLEMAHVWSQAGPNLTIQPAAPWANAGVAPSNEVVLIGVNFDHRAALRAFEEAMLTDEEARELVRS, encoded by the coding sequence ATGAGTTCACCTATCACACCTGCTGCCACGACCCCTGTGACTGTGCTGTCCGGTTTCCTCGGAGCCGGAAAAACCACGCTGCTGAACCACCTGCTGCGCGACGCCCGTGAGCGCAGGATCGCGGTGATCGTCAATGACTTCTCCGAGATCAATATCGACGCCGACCTCATCGCCAACGGCAGCCACCTCCAGCGCGGGGAGGAGCGCTTCGTGGAGCTGTCCAATGGCTGCATCTGCTGCACGCTGCGCGAGGATCTCGTCGATAGCGTCGGCGAGCTAGCGCGCTCCCAGCGTTTTGACCACATCATCATCGAATCCACGGGAATCTCCGAGCCGATGCCCGTGGCCGCCACCTTCGAGTGGACCTTCGAGGACGGCACCCGCCTGTGCGACGTGGCCCCCATCAACTCGATGGTCACTCTCGTAGACGCCTCCACCTTCATCACCCAACTTCAGCGCGGGGCCAGCTTCGATGAACACGACGAGCGCACCATTGCCGACCTGCTCGTGGAGCAAACCGAGTTCGCCGATCTTGTCCTCATCACTAAAACCGATATCGCCGGCGACGCCGCCACCGGGGCCACCATCGACGCCGTGCGGGCTATGAACCCGCGGGCCCGGATCGTGCCCGTCACCCACGGCGAGATCGCCGCCGAAGCGATCCTCGACTCCTCGCTCTATGATGTCCAGACCGCCGCGACCTACCAGGGCTACACGGAGGAACTCGCCAATCCGCACACGCCTGAAACCGAGGAATACGGCATATCCTCCGTTGTGTTCCGCGGCGATCGCCCTTTCGATCGTGAGCGTTTGGTCAAAGCACTACGCAGCACAACTGGATTGGTCCGTTCCAAAGGCCACTGCTGGCTGGCCGACCGCCTCGAGATGGCTCATGTGTGGAGCCAGGCTGGGCCCAACCTCACCATCCAGCCGGCTGCGCCTTGGGCGAATGCTGGGGTGGCACCGTCCAATGAAGTCGTGCTCATCGGGGTGAACTTCGATCACCGCGCCGCTCTGCGGGCTTTCGAAGAGGCCATGCTCACCGATGAAGAAGCACGCGAGCTTGTGCGCTCATAG
- a CDS encoding electron transfer flavoprotein subunit alpha/FixB family protein, translating into MTYVLVKHSHGELDAVTAELISAGRQLGDVSAVVVGTPGTAESFAAQLGQWGAEMVIAAESESVDNRLIIPEVDALSMLAAGQPAPIVVAAGVVGSEIAGRLAARVASGVLNDVVGINPDGTAEQSIFGDSYAVTAAVGGDSPIYALRAGAITPDAAPASGALATIDLPSSSPLDVQVRSFTPAERGDRPQLSQASVVVAGGRGLSSAEGFAELAEPLADLFDGAVGATRDAVDEGFYDANYQIGQTGVTVSPDLYIGLGLSGAIQHKSGMQTSKRIVVINNDEDAPIFEIADFGVIGDVDDVVPQLIDEINSRRA; encoded by the coding sequence ATGACATACGTACTTGTCAAGCATTCCCATGGTGAGCTCGACGCAGTCACTGCCGAGCTGATTAGCGCCGGCCGTCAGCTCGGCGATGTCTCTGCTGTGGTGGTTGGAACCCCTGGCACCGCAGAGAGCTTCGCCGCTCAACTTGGGCAGTGGGGGGCGGAGATGGTGATCGCCGCGGAGTCGGAGTCCGTGGATAACCGGCTGATCATCCCTGAGGTGGATGCCCTATCCATGCTCGCCGCCGGGCAGCCGGCACCAATCGTGGTGGCAGCCGGGGTCGTCGGTTCGGAAATCGCCGGACGGCTTGCGGCGCGCGTTGCCTCCGGTGTGCTCAATGATGTGGTGGGTATTAACCCCGATGGCACCGCCGAGCAGTCCATCTTCGGTGACAGCTACGCGGTCACGGCCGCAGTCGGTGGCGATAGCCCGATCTATGCGCTGCGCGCCGGGGCGATCACGCCTGACGCCGCCCCCGCCTCCGGGGCGCTAGCCACCATTGATCTGCCGAGCTCTTCGCCGCTGGACGTTCAGGTGCGCTCCTTCACCCCGGCCGAGCGGGGCGACCGGCCGCAGCTGAGCCAAGCCTCCGTGGTGGTGGCCGGTGGTCGTGGCCTCAGCTCCGCCGAAGGATTTGCGGAGCTGGCCGAGCCCTTGGCTGATCTTTTCGACGGCGCGGTGGGTGCCACCCGCGATGCCGTGGACGAAGGTTTCTACGATGCCAACTACCAGATCGGCCAGACCGGCGTGACCGTCTCCCCGGATCTCTACATCGGGCTCGGCCTCTCGGGCGCAATCCAACACAAGTCCGGCATGCAAACCTCCAAGCGCATCGTGGTGATTAATAACGATGAGGATGCGCCGATCTTCGAGATCGCGGACTTCGGCGTGATCGGCGATGTCGACGACGTGGTGCCGCAGCTGATCGACGAGATCAACAGTCGCCGCGCTTAA
- a CDS encoding 3'-5' exonuclease: MTHFDPQNMLTFDLETTTNDPLEACIVTSALVSIKGREVEPLELLADPGVPISEEATKVHGISTEYAREHGRPHDEVLSETIERIYRGWSEGQSLVVYNGTFDLTILRQRSQDFVIKGLVYDPYVIDKAKDPYRKGRRTLGSLCEFYGVRLDNAHEATADALAAARIAWKQLRMWPELAQMDADELMEQQAVWYYESQSSLKKYFESRGKDSTSVSTVWPMRG; this comes from the coding sequence ATGACTCACTTCGATCCGCAGAACATGCTCACCTTTGATCTGGAGACCACCACCAATGACCCTCTCGAGGCGTGCATCGTCACCTCGGCGCTGGTGTCCATCAAAGGCCGCGAGGTGGAGCCACTGGAGCTACTGGCCGATCCGGGCGTGCCCATCTCCGAGGAAGCGACGAAGGTCCACGGCATCAGCACGGAGTATGCGCGCGAGCACGGCCGCCCGCACGATGAGGTGCTGAGCGAGACGATCGAGCGTATCTACCGCGGCTGGTCCGAAGGCCAAAGCCTCGTGGTGTACAACGGCACCTTTGACCTGACGATTCTGCGGCAGCGCTCCCAAGACTTTGTGATTAAAGGATTGGTCTATGACCCGTATGTGATCGATAAGGCTAAGGATCCCTACCGCAAAGGGCGCCGCACGCTCGGCAGCCTGTGCGAGTTTTATGGGGTGCGGCTCGACAACGCGCACGAAGCAACCGCCGACGCCCTCGCCGCCGCACGCATCGCGTGGAAGCAGCTACGCATGTGGCCGGAGCTGGCCCAGATGGACGCCGATGAACTCATGGAACAGCAGGCCGTGTGGTACTACGAGTCGCAATCAAGCCTGAAAAAATACTTCGAAAGCCGCGGCAAGGACTCCACCAGCGTGAGCACCGTGTGGCCGATGCGCGGCTAA
- the mnmA gene encoding tRNA 2-thiouridine(34) synthase MnmA, which produces MRVLAAMSGGVDSAVAAARAVRAGHEVIGVHLALSRDPQSVRESSRGCCSLEDSADARRVCDKLGIPFYVWDFSDRFKEDVIDDFVESYAAGETPNPCLRCNEKIKFRALLERGVALGFDAVVTGHYAQLAQPDDGGDGYLRRSVDPDKDQSYVLGVLGIEEIKRCMFPVGDTPKPQIREEAQEMGFAVASKPDSYDICFIPDGNTQAFLGKHIGLRPGAIVDQEGQVLRQHSGVHEYTIGQRKGLDIKAPAADGRPRYVTDIDASTGTVVVGPREALTVTRIEADRVKVLHPDMQGEFDCEVQVRAHGGVVAARAQVDREADRLVLDLRESLSGVARGQAAVLYLPDPGGDIVLGSGTICGTAR; this is translated from the coding sequence ATGCGAGTTCTCGCAGCGATGAGCGGTGGGGTGGATTCTGCGGTGGCTGCTGCTCGGGCAGTCCGGGCAGGGCATGAGGTGATTGGCGTGCACTTGGCGTTGTCACGCGATCCCCAGTCGGTGCGCGAATCCTCCCGCGGATGTTGCTCATTGGAGGACTCGGCGGATGCGCGCCGGGTGTGCGACAAACTCGGCATCCCGTTTTACGTGTGGGACTTCTCGGACAGGTTCAAAGAGGACGTCATCGATGATTTCGTGGAGTCCTATGCCGCCGGAGAAACCCCCAACCCGTGCCTGCGCTGCAATGAAAAAATCAAGTTTCGGGCCTTGCTCGAGCGGGGTGTGGCGCTCGGATTCGATGCCGTAGTTACCGGCCACTACGCACAACTGGCTCAGCCGGACGATGGCGGCGACGGCTATCTGCGCCGCTCCGTCGACCCAGACAAGGATCAGTCCTATGTGCTGGGGGTGTTGGGTATCGAGGAGATCAAGCGCTGCATGTTCCCGGTGGGCGATACACCCAAGCCGCAGATCCGCGAAGAGGCCCAAGAAATGGGATTCGCCGTGGCCTCCAAACCGGATTCCTATGACATCTGCTTCATCCCCGATGGCAACACCCAGGCGTTTTTGGGCAAGCACATTGGCTTGCGTCCAGGGGCAATCGTGGATCAGGAAGGCCAGGTATTGCGCCAGCATTCCGGCGTGCACGAGTACACCATTGGCCAGCGCAAGGGCCTAGACATTAAGGCCCCGGCCGCGGATGGGCGTCCGCGCTACGTCACCGACATCGATGCCTCCACGGGCACGGTCGTGGTCGGCCCCCGCGAAGCGCTGACCGTCACCCGCATCGAGGCTGATCGGGTGAAGGTGCTTCATCCGGACATGCAAGGCGAGTTCGACTGCGAGGTCCAGGTGCGCGCCCACGGGGGCGTGGTTGCCGCTCGGGCGCAGGTAGACCGCGAGGCGGATCGTCTCGTTCTCGACTTGCGCGAGTCGTTGAGCGGGGTGGCGCGCGGCCAGGCCGCAGTGCTCTACCTGCCCGACCCAGGCGGAGACATCGTGCTCGGCTCCGGCACCATCTGCGGAACGGCCCGCTAA